The Pseudomonas sp. DG56-2 genome contains a region encoding:
- a CDS encoding DUF2242 domain-containing protein → MSQSTVFSALGLALVLAGISGCSSKKAAIYEHENFDDSGTYSRSFAVSEAGTCEAARRALLSQGYIITSSDAGQVNGNKSFQQTGESHLQISFNVVCARDSGDEQRSTMFANALQDRYALKKSNTSASVGVGVLGSLSMPIGSTDDSMVKVASETVTSAKFYERYFALVESFLPKEQKKKVSLKKPVEKPAPVLGVPESVPVAAPAALAPVETTAPVATPAVVEPAPAVAVPVVEAAPAPVVDDSSGSQPVPPPVEAAPINVEPSTPAPTATEPASTTAPQAPAGSPEQVAP, encoded by the coding sequence ATGTCACAGTCAACCGTCTTCAGTGCGCTTGGGCTGGCCCTGGTGCTGGCGGGTATTTCAGGCTGTTCTTCGAAGAAAGCTGCCATCTACGAACACGAAAATTTCGACGATTCGGGAACCTATTCGCGCAGCTTCGCAGTGAGCGAAGCGGGTACCTGCGAGGCTGCCCGCCGCGCCTTGCTCAGCCAGGGCTACATCATCACCAGCAGCGATGCCGGGCAGGTCAACGGCAACAAAAGCTTCCAGCAGACCGGCGAATCGCATCTGCAGATAAGTTTCAATGTGGTCTGTGCCCGCGACAGCGGTGACGAGCAGCGTTCGACCATGTTCGCCAACGCCCTGCAGGACCGCTACGCGCTGAAAAAATCCAATACCTCGGCAAGTGTCGGGGTAGGGGTGCTGGGCTCGCTGTCGATGCCGATCGGCTCCACGGACGACTCGATGGTCAAGGTCGCCAGCGAAACGGTCACCTCGGCCAAGTTTTATGAGCGGTATTTCGCGCTAGTCGAAAGTTTCCTGCCCAAAGAGCAGAAGAAAAAAGTTTCGCTGAAAAAGCCGGTTGAGAAGCCCGCGCCCGTGTTGGGTGTACCTGAGAGCGTTCCTGTGGCTGCGCCAGCGGCCCTGGCACCGGTCGAAACCACAGCGCCAGTGGCAACCCCTGCAGTTGTCGAGCCAGCGCCGGCAGTGGCCGTACCGGTCGTCGAGGCTGCACCGGCTCCGGTGGTCGATGACAGCAGCGGCTCGCAGCCGGTACCACCCCCTGTCGAAGCTGCGCCGATCAATGTTGAACCATCGACGCCAGCGCCGACCGCTACCGAACCTGCCTCGACCACGGCGCCACAAGCACCTGCAGGCAGCCCTGAACAGGTTGCGCCGTAG